In the Brucella anthropi ATCC 49188 genome, one interval contains:
- the acpP gene encoding acyl carrier protein, whose amino-acid sequence MATVFERIRNVLVELLGVETSAVTPESTFVGDLGCDSLDLVELVIVIEDEFNVEICDDEAELIVTVSDAVREVERLVGEVA is encoded by the coding sequence ATGGCGACAGTTTTCGAGCGCATTCGCAACGTCCTCGTGGAACTTCTTGGTGTAGAGACAAGTGCCGTAACCCCTGAAAGCACCTTCGTAGGTGACCTAGGATGTGACAGTCTTGACCTAGTCGAACTCGTCATTGTGATTGAAGATGAGTTCAACGTCGAGATTTGTGATGATGAAGCAGAATTAATCGTCACCGTTTCAGACGCTGTGAGAGAAGTTGAACGACTGGTCGGGGAGGTTGCCTAA
- a CDS encoding LexA family protein — protein MLSMTPRQKEAYDFIRSFIDQKGYGPSYEEIQEALGLHSKSGVHRIIEGLEERDLIVRRPGIRRSIALKPAFNADYHLRRVLSALDGTQVSDHEHVLEAARFLQEAA, from the coding sequence ATGCTCTCCATGACCCCACGCCAGAAAGAGGCATACGACTTCATCCGTTCATTCATCGACCAGAAGGGCTACGGCCCTTCGTATGAGGAAATCCAGGAAGCACTTGGCTTGCATTCCAAGTCTGGTGTCCATCGCATCATTGAAGGGCTTGAAGAGCGCGACTTGATCGTCAGACGCCCCGGTATACGCCGGAGCATCGCACTGAAACCAGCCTTCAACGCTGACTATCACCTTCGCCGTGTCCTCTCAGCGCTCGACGGTACTCAGGTATCGGATCATGAGCACGTTTTGGAAGCAGCGCGGTTTCTCCAGGAGGCTGCATAA
- a CDS encoding SANT/Myb-like DNA-binding domain-containing protein, whose protein sequence is MSREDKELEAKIVQMVKDGVNQNEIRHQLKIGSKKLQEIVRRNGLNTGKFSAAWSEEELEIVERLHRKEGLSPGKIFKTGLLPGRSKASIATRCYNTTSLLRKQERAAPSISKEHEALMRQSIPDDTRSKTARIMGDPLPGRSALDMRRAA, encoded by the coding sequence ATGTCTCGTGAAGATAAGGAACTCGAAGCCAAGATCGTCCAGATGGTCAAGGATGGCGTGAACCAGAACGAAATCCGCCATCAATTGAAGATCGGAAGCAAGAAGCTTCAGGAAATCGTTCGCCGGAATGGTCTCAACACCGGGAAGTTTTCAGCGGCTTGGTCCGAGGAAGAGCTAGAGATTGTCGAGCGCCTGCACCGAAAGGAAGGACTATCACCGGGCAAGATATTCAAGACTGGTCTCCTTCCCGGTCGCAGCAAGGCGTCCATCGCCACACGCTGCTACAACACCACCAGCCTTTTGCGAAAGCAGGAAAGGGCTGCCCCCAGCATTTCGAAAGAGCACGAAGCTCTTATGCGCCAGTCCATCCCAGACGATACCCGCTCCAAAACAGCAAGGATCATGGGTGATCCGCTACCGGGCCGCAGCGCGCTAGACATGCGGAGGGCAGCATGA
- a CDS encoding replicative DNA helicase, whose amino-acid sequence MSAVRKMDYEQPAQAICNYEAEGAVIGTLLLNNDAFPLIAGILQPVHFYDKFLAEIFGVITDVIKQGKVAQPVTIKPFLPWDRNIDSETTVGRLVARCCAQHALPPAMLPQVAQMLVDLSKRRQIIAIAQDVIAEAQNVSTESDPAQIGERAISEISSALSDGDDIYGAVSFGTALDDALEDTNRAYSGKRGTGIGYRFRPVEELIGPMCGGQLIILGGATKQGKSALAGQLAMGAAAEGFPVWFYSGEMSAKELAMRESSRETKVTVNRQKRGKVNETDFERLMNFRNANREKQIYIQQKRLTLDQIEERIRYFVSKKGKGLAVIDHMGLIDKSKDEKKLADWEFGQIVTARLKQIARETDIPIIGCAQLKKNTFTDYRPTINEKFFHQLLSKKPRYSDLIGAIERDADHVLIPFRPVVFLKEYEPSTHSDLHELWQDLVDQNEDKAKIFLALSRESQWPRDVECGWHGPTTTFVDLGGMNEPELIKREVIDNPMGLGF is encoded by the coding sequence ATGAGTGCAGTCAGAAAAATGGATTACGAGCAGCCCGCACAAGCAATCTGCAACTACGAGGCAGAAGGGGCGGTTATTGGAACACTTCTGCTCAACAACGACGCTTTCCCACTGATTGCCGGTATCCTCCAGCCGGTTCACTTCTACGATAAGTTCTTGGCCGAGATATTCGGCGTCATCACCGATGTCATCAAGCAGGGCAAGGTTGCACAGCCAGTCACGATTAAGCCCTTCCTTCCGTGGGATCGCAACATTGATAGCGAAACGACAGTTGGACGGCTAGTCGCCCGGTGCTGCGCTCAACACGCTCTCCCACCTGCAATGCTTCCACAGGTCGCCCAAATGCTGGTCGATCTTTCTAAGCGTCGTCAGATCATTGCCATCGCACAAGATGTCATAGCCGAAGCCCAGAACGTCAGCACAGAAAGCGACCCTGCACAGATTGGTGAGCGCGCAATTTCCGAAATCAGCAGCGCCCTTTCGGATGGTGACGATATCTACGGAGCGGTATCGTTCGGAACGGCTCTAGATGATGCTCTTGAGGACACGAACAGGGCATACAGCGGCAAACGCGGAACCGGCATAGGTTATCGCTTTCGACCCGTGGAAGAGCTTATCGGGCCAATGTGTGGCGGCCAGCTTATCATCCTGGGTGGAGCAACCAAGCAGGGCAAGTCCGCACTGGCCGGTCAGTTGGCAATGGGCGCTGCGGCTGAAGGATTTCCAGTCTGGTTCTATTCCGGCGAGATGTCAGCGAAAGAGCTGGCGATGCGTGAAAGCAGCCGTGAAACGAAGGTCACTGTGAACCGACAGAAGCGTGGCAAGGTGAACGAGACCGATTTCGAGCGCCTGATGAACTTCCGCAACGCAAACCGAGAGAAGCAAATCTACATCCAGCAGAAGCGTCTCACACTCGATCAGATTGAAGAGCGCATCCGGTACTTCGTGTCCAAGAAAGGCAAAGGACTGGCCGTAATCGACCATATGGGCCTGATCGACAAGAGCAAGGATGAAAAGAAGCTGGCCGATTGGGAATTTGGACAGATCGTAACAGCCAGGCTGAAGCAGATCGCCAGAGAGACGGACATTCCGATTATCGGCTGCGCACAGTTGAAGAAGAACACCTTCACTGACTATCGACCGACGATCAATGAGAAGTTCTTCCATCAGCTTCTGTCCAAAAAGCCACGTTATTCTGACCTGATAGGCGCAATCGAACGAGACGCCGACCATGTGTTGATCCCGTTCCGTCCGGTGGTTTTCCTCAAGGAGTACGAGCCGTCCACCCATTCCGACCTTCATGAGCTTTGGCAGGATTTGGTCGATCAGAATGAGGACAAAGCCAAGATATTCCTCGCTCTGTCACGTGAAAGCCAGTGGCCGCGTGATGTCGAATGCGGCTGGCACGGTCCTACGACCACGTTTGTCGATCTGGGCGGCATGAACGAGCCGGAACTTATCAAGCGGGAAGTCATCGACAATCCAATGGGGTTAGGCTTTTGA
- a CDS encoding DNA cytosine methyltransferase produces the protein MRKLRVLDLFSGIGGFSLGLERTGGFETVAFCEIEEFPRRVLAKHWPEVPCYHDVRELTAAKLASDGIAIDVICGGFPCQDISTAGHGAGLEGERSGLWSEYARLIGELRPKFVIVENVAALLGRGMGRVLGDLAAIRYDAEWHCIPASAIGAHHRRDRLWIVGYPYGLWELQPQRGKQDERRRSGNASQEMADTKRWRLQSGDVECTRPATIIPAAFSRYSGGSEFGEAWRTEPNVGRVAYGLPNGMDRIKGLGNAVVPQIPELIGYAIIDAIREAQQGEAA, from the coding sequence ATGAGAAAGCTTCGTGTCCTCGATCTATTCAGCGGCATCGGTGGCTTCTCTCTTGGTTTGGAGCGCACGGGTGGCTTTGAAACCGTGGCATTTTGCGAGATCGAAGAGTTTCCGCGCCGCGTATTGGCGAAACACTGGCCAGAGGTGCCTTGCTATCATGACGTTAGAGAACTCACAGCAGCCAAGCTTGCTTCCGATGGAATTGCCATCGATGTCATCTGCGGCGGGTTCCCATGTCAAGACATCAGCACGGCGGGACATGGCGCTGGCCTTGAAGGCGAACGTAGTGGCTTATGGTCTGAGTACGCCCGACTTATTGGCGAGTTACGACCGAAGTTCGTCATCGTGGAGAACGTCGCAGCGCTGCTTGGTCGAGGGATGGGGCGAGTTCTCGGAGACTTGGCCGCGATCCGGTATGATGCGGAATGGCACTGTATTCCGGCTTCCGCCATTGGTGCCCACCACAGACGAGACCGCCTTTGGATTGTGGGCTACCCCTACGGTCTGTGGGAACTACAACCGCAAAGGGGCAAGCAAGACGAGCGGCGACGGTCTGGCAACGCAAGTCAGGAAATGGCCGACACCAAACGCTGGAGATTACAAAGCGGGGATGTCGAATGCACCCGGCCGGCAACAATCATCCCTGCCGCGTTCAGTAGGTATAGTGGAGGGAGTGAGTTCGGGGAAGCGTGGCGGACTGAACCCAACGTGGGTCGAGTGGCTTATGGGCTTCCCAATGGGATGGACCGAATTAAAGGCTTAGGCAACGCGGTTGTCCCTCAAATCCCTGAATTGATCGGTTACGCGATTATTGACGCTATCCGTGAAGCACAACAAGGAGAGGCGGCATGA
- a CDS encoding DUF3310 domain-containing protein: MSDNVNRPAHYTGHPSGIECIQITEHMGFNLGNAVKYIWRCDLKQDAIEDLEKARWYIDREIKKRKRALRVIDG, from the coding sequence ATGAGCGACAATGTGAACCGACCTGCCCATTACACTGGCCACCCAAGCGGTATCGAATGCATCCAGATCACGGAACACATGGGCTTTAACCTCGGCAATGCTGTTAAATACATCTGGCGATGCGATCTGAAGCAAGACGCGATTGAAGACCTGGAGAAAGCCCGTTGGTACATCGACCGGGAAATCAAGAAGCGCAAGCGGGCATTGAGGGTCATAGATGGCTAG
- a CDS encoding terminase large subunit, which translates to MNANPVWSTACPDWERRIVARQSLITFDPLFPDEAEAALEVFKALRVVDLPKVYIEATDSYEHPTFGEVSEEWVFDFVRAVFGAYDASNAKRLIEEFFLLVSKKNGKSTIVAGIMLTALIRNWRHSAELLILAPTREVADNSFKPAADMARADNDLVDLLHVQDNLKQITHRLTNATLKVISADASTSAGKKAAFVLIEELWLFGKKNGASAMLQEATGGLISRPEGFVIYISTQSDAPPAGVFKEKLEYFRNVRDGLIDDPRSLPVLYEYPEKMVKAKDYLKPEHFYVTNPNIGKSVRLDWLSRKLANVMSGQDEEGDTIQTFLAKHLNVEIGMNLRANRWPGADFWAKRGDQAITLEYLYDHCDVIVPGLDGGGLDDLYGFAALGRHKATRDWLLWTHAWCHKGVLDRRKTIADRLRDFAKAGELTIVEDELDDISAIVEIIAEIKQRGLLAAVAVDPAGLGEMIEALDEIGVTQEEGLLVGAPQGYAMMNAIKTAERKLTNGTLKHSGSKLMSWCVSNLKIEPTATAIRATKQNAGDAKIDPVMALFDAVTVMSRNPEVKREKTYQMMFV; encoded by the coding sequence ATGAACGCTAACCCTGTGTGGAGTACAGCCTGTCCCGATTGGGAACGGCGCATTGTCGCTCGTCAATCGCTGATCACCTTCGATCCGCTATTCCCAGATGAGGCTGAAGCAGCCCTAGAGGTGTTCAAGGCGCTTCGGGTCGTTGATCTGCCGAAGGTGTATATCGAGGCGACGGACAGTTACGAGCACCCGACCTTTGGCGAAGTGTCAGAGGAATGGGTATTCGATTTTGTCCGTGCGGTGTTCGGTGCGTATGACGCCAGCAACGCGAAGCGTCTTATCGAAGAGTTCTTTTTGCTGGTCAGCAAGAAGAATGGAAAGTCAACCATTGTCGCCGGGATTATGCTAACGGCGCTGATTAGAAACTGGCGTCATTCGGCTGAATTGCTGATCCTGGCACCGACACGAGAAGTTGCTGATAATTCGTTCAAGCCAGCAGCAGACATGGCGCGGGCAGACAATGACTTGGTTGATCTGCTGCATGTGCAGGACAACCTCAAGCAGATCACGCACCGGCTGACAAATGCCACGCTGAAGGTCATATCGGCAGATGCGTCCACGTCTGCGGGTAAGAAGGCTGCATTCGTTCTTATCGAGGAGCTTTGGCTCTTCGGAAAGAAGAATGGTGCGAGCGCGATGTTGCAGGAAGCCACCGGCGGGTTGATATCCCGCCCAGAAGGCTTCGTCATATACATTTCTACGCAGTCAGATGCGCCACCGGCGGGCGTGTTTAAGGAGAAGCTGGAATACTTCAGGAATGTCCGCGATGGCCTCATAGACGATCCTCGCAGCCTGCCGGTGCTATACGAGTACCCGGAAAAGATGGTCAAGGCTAAGGACTATCTGAAGCCGGAGCACTTCTACGTCACAAACCCGAACATCGGTAAGTCTGTTCGGCTGGATTGGCTGTCTCGCAAACTCGCTAACGTGATGAGCGGACAGGACGAAGAAGGCGACACGATCCAGACCTTCCTTGCCAAGCATCTCAATGTTGAGATCGGCATGAACCTTCGGGCCAATCGGTGGCCAGGGGCTGACTTCTGGGCGAAACGCGGCGACCAAGCGATTACTCTGGAATACCTGTACGACCATTGCGATGTGATTGTGCCGGGGCTGGATGGCGGCGGATTGGACGATCTGTACGGCTTCGCGGCACTCGGTCGCCATAAGGCAACGCGGGATTGGCTGCTCTGGACCCATGCATGGTGTCACAAGGGCGTTCTTGATCGACGCAAGACGATTGCTGACCGGCTGCGTGATTTTGCCAAGGCGGGCGAACTGACCATTGTCGAGGATGAACTGGACGACATCAGCGCAATTGTGGAGATCATCGCAGAGATCAAGCAGCGTGGCTTGCTGGCGGCGGTGGCCGTCGATCCGGCGGGACTTGGCGAAATGATTGAAGCCTTAGACGAGATCGGAGTTACCCAGGAAGAGGGGCTTCTGGTCGGCGCTCCACAGGGCTACGCGATGATGAATGCCATCAAGACGGCAGAGCGCAAGCTGACCAACGGGACGCTGAAGCATTCCGGGTCAAAGCTTATGTCTTGGTGCGTCAGCAATCTGAAAATCGAGCCTACAGCCACGGCGATCCGCGCCACCAAGCAAAACGCTGGCGATGCGAAGATTGACCCGGTGATGGCGCTATTCGACGCGGTGACGGTGATGAGCCGGAACCCTGAAGTGAAGCGCGAGAAAACCTATCAGATGATGTTCGTCTGA
- a CDS encoding HK97 family phage prohead protease gives MEMTRRAYSCIEVKAVNEERRIIRGVATSPAVDRVGDIVDPMGVKFQNPLPLLWQHKHDKPIGTVKFDAPTEKGINFEAELPVVSEAGTLRDRIEEAWQSIKLGLVRAVSIGFRPIEYSFMEEGGIRFIESEVFELSAVTIPANEQAVISSVGKSLDADAIAHIKKFEFPTEEKQAPAQMGKKVHVARLAAAAHDRVQFTINKINR, from the coding sequence ATGGAAATGACGCGGCGCGCCTATTCGTGCATCGAAGTCAAAGCGGTGAACGAGGAACGGCGCATCATTCGTGGCGTGGCGACCAGCCCAGCCGTTGATCGTGTGGGTGACATCGTTGACCCGATGGGCGTCAAGTTCCAGAACCCGCTTCCTCTGCTCTGGCAGCACAAGCACGACAAGCCTATCGGCACGGTCAAGTTCGATGCGCCGACCGAAAAAGGCATCAACTTCGAGGCTGAGTTGCCGGTTGTGTCAGAAGCTGGAACGCTTCGAGATCGGATCGAAGAGGCATGGCAGAGCATCAAGCTAGGCTTGGTGCGCGCCGTATCCATCGGCTTCCGGCCCATCGAATACAGTTTCATGGAAGAAGGAGGCATTCGCTTCATCGAAAGCGAAGTGTTCGAGCTTTCCGCCGTGACTATCCCGGCCAACGAACAGGCCGTGATTTCCAGCGTTGGCAAGAGCTTGGACGCGGATGCCATCGCGCACATCAAGAAATTCGAGTTTCCGACCGAGGAAAAGCAGGCTCCTGCCCAGATGGGCAAGAAGGTGCATGTGGCTCGCTTGGCGGCTGCGGCCCATGACCGGGTGCAATTCACCATCAACAAAATCAATCGTTAA
- a CDS encoding phage major capsid protein, with amino-acid sequence MATYAEQIAAYENKRAANLKAMEDIMAKSADKGETLDAAQQEEFDGLQADNDAIDSHLKRLRTLEKAAAEKAVPAAGGRETDGAQARSGVVVVPRTEKLDKGIAFARIAKVKALAKLDGESVRTVAKELYGETSSVFGFFAKAAVPAATTTHATWAGPLVGDETSAFADFVEYLRPQTILGRFGANGIPSLRRVPFRVPLIGQTSGGEGYWVGEGKAKPLTKFDFERKTLEPLKVANIAVATEEVLRDSSPSAEAIIRDQLVAALRARLDTDFINPAKAAVAGTSPASITNGVTAIPSAGGTADDVRADIQKLFGAFIAANNAPTSGVWIMSATVALALSLMQNPLGQAEFPGISMNGGTLFGLPVIVSEYVPVVTGSTDPADDGAYVVLVNASDIYFADDGDVAVDLSREASLEMADNPAHNSGTPTPAQLVSMFQTNSVAFRAERTLNWMARRANAVQVLSAVKWGQ; translated from the coding sequence ATGGCTACTTACGCTGAACAGATCGCCGCCTACGAGAACAAGCGAGCGGCAAACCTCAAGGCCATGGAAGACATCATGGCCAAGTCGGCAGACAAGGGCGAAACTCTCGATGCTGCACAGCAGGAAGAGTTTGACGGTCTTCAGGCTGACAATGACGCAATCGACAGCCATCTGAAGCGCCTGCGCACTCTGGAAAAGGCTGCGGCTGAAAAGGCGGTTCCTGCTGCCGGTGGCCGCGAAACCGACGGCGCACAGGCTCGTTCCGGTGTTGTCGTGGTCCCTCGCACTGAAAAGCTCGACAAGGGCATTGCATTCGCTCGTATCGCCAAGGTGAAGGCTCTGGCTAAGCTCGACGGTGAAAGTGTCCGCACGGTCGCAAAAGAGCTTTACGGCGAAACCTCGTCTGTCTTTGGCTTCTTTGCCAAGGCTGCCGTACCAGCTGCGACGACCACTCATGCAACATGGGCCGGTCCTTTGGTTGGTGACGAAACGTCGGCTTTCGCTGACTTCGTTGAATATCTTCGCCCACAGACCATCCTTGGCCGCTTCGGTGCGAACGGTATCCCATCGCTTCGCCGTGTGCCGTTCCGCGTCCCGCTGATCGGCCAGACTTCCGGCGGTGAGGGTTATTGGGTAGGTGAGGGCAAGGCCAAGCCGCTGACCAAGTTCGACTTCGAGCGCAAGACGCTTGAACCGCTCAAGGTCGCCAATATCGCGGTTGCCACTGAAGAAGTGCTTCGCGATAGCTCACCTTCGGCAGAAGCAATCATCCGTGATCAACTTGTTGCGGCTCTCCGCGCACGTCTCGATACGGACTTCATCAACCCGGCCAAGGCTGCGGTTGCTGGAACGTCACCTGCATCGATCACGAATGGCGTGACGGCTATTCCGTCGGCAGGCGGCACGGCTGACGATGTTCGCGCCGACATTCAGAAACTGTTCGGTGCCTTCATTGCTGCGAACAATGCTCCAACCTCCGGTGTATGGATCATGTCGGCAACTGTGGCTCTGGCCCTGTCGCTGATGCAGAACCCGCTCGGTCAGGCTGAGTTCCCAGGCATCAGCATGAACGGCGGCACCCTGTTCGGTCTTCCAGTGATCGTTTCGGAATACGTTCCGGTTGTAACCGGCTCGACCGATCCGGCTGATGACGGTGCATATGTCGTTCTCGTCAACGCCTCGGACATCTACTTCGCAGACGATGGCGATGTGGCTGTTGATCTGAGCCGTGAAGCGTCTCTGGAAATGGCCGACAATCCGGCTCACAACTCCGGTACGCCGACCCCAGCACAGCTTGTTTCCATGTTCCAGACGAACAGCGTGGCCTTCCGCGCTGAACGTACCCTGAACTGGATGGCTCGCCGTGCGAACGCGGTTCAGGTGCTCTCCGCCGTCAAGTGGGGCCAGTAA
- a CDS encoding phage portal protein, producing MKIFGWEIGRAKSLSQPTANRGGWLPVIRESFSGAWQQNVEINRDLALTYFAVFSCMTLIASDISKLRVKLMQRGDGGIWQETQNPAYDPVLRKPNSIQTRIQFFENWLLSKLSNGNAYILKRRDGRGVVTALYVLDPQRVQPLVSESGDVFYRLSTDNISGIEQDVVVPAREIIHDRYNCLFHPLIGLSPLTAAGLAAMQGITIQSDSANFFANKGVPSGVLTAPGEISQTTADRLKEEWNKNYSGKNAGKVAVLGDGLDFKNMAFNATDSQLIEQLKWTAEMVCSTFHVPPYKIGIGQMPTYNNIQALNIEYYSQGLQKLIEDAEICLDEGLGMKDGIGTEFDLDGLWRMDSKTQMEVLEQAKSVMTLDERRRRIDLPKMKTGGDTVYLQQQDHSLEAIAARDKQLIQQADNPQQPANDNPVQAEADKAMIEILKGFNR from the coding sequence ATGAAGATTTTTGGCTGGGAAATTGGCCGCGCAAAGTCGCTTTCGCAGCCTACCGCAAACCGTGGCGGGTGGTTGCCTGTCATCCGCGAAAGCTTCAGCGGCGCTTGGCAGCAGAATGTAGAGATCAACCGTGATCTGGCGCTGACCTATTTCGCCGTGTTCTCGTGCATGACGCTGATTGCCAGCGATATATCGAAGCTCCGCGTCAAGCTTATGCAGCGCGGCGATGGTGGCATCTGGCAGGAAACTCAGAACCCTGCCTATGATCCTGTCCTGCGCAAGCCGAACTCGATCCAGACCCGCATTCAGTTCTTCGAGAATTGGTTGTTGTCGAAGCTATCGAACGGCAATGCTTACATCCTGAAGCGGCGCGACGGGCGGGGAGTGGTGACAGCGCTCTATGTGCTTGATCCGCAGCGTGTTCAGCCTTTGGTGTCCGAAAGCGGCGATGTGTTCTATCGGCTTTCGACCGACAACATTAGCGGTATAGAGCAGGATGTGGTCGTACCGGCGCGGGAGATCATCCACGACCGTTATAACTGCCTGTTTCATCCGCTCATTGGTCTCTCTCCCCTTACGGCGGCTGGCCTTGCCGCGATGCAGGGTATTACCATCCAGAGCGACAGCGCCAACTTCTTCGCAAATAAGGGCGTTCCTTCCGGGGTTCTCACCGCACCTGGCGAGATATCACAGACGACAGCGGACCGCCTGAAAGAAGAGTGGAACAAGAACTATTCCGGCAAGAATGCTGGCAAGGTCGCGGTGCTTGGCGATGGGCTGGACTTTAAGAACATGGCTTTCAACGCCACGGATAGCCAGCTTATCGAACAGTTGAAGTGGACCGCCGAAATGGTTTGCTCCACTTTCCATGTGCCGCCGTACAAGATCGGTATCGGACAGATGCCGACCTACAACAATATCCAGGCGCTGAACATCGAATACTACTCGCAGGGCCTCCAGAAGCTCATTGAGGATGCTGAAATCTGCCTTGATGAAGGTCTGGGCATGAAGGACGGCATCGGCACCGAGTTCGATCTGGACGGCCTGTGGCGGATGGACAGCAAAACCCAGATGGAAGTTCTGGAACAGGCGAAAAGCGTTATGACGCTGGATGAACGCCGCAGACGCATCGACTTGCCGAAGATGAAGACGGGCGGCGATACCGTCTATCTCCAGCAGCAGGACCATTCGCTTGAGGCCATCGCAGCCCGCGACAAGCAATTGATCCAGCAGGCGGATAATCCGCAACAGCCTGCAAATGATAATCCAGTTCAAGCCGAAGCCGACAAGGCCATGATTGAAATTCTCAAAGGGTTTAACCGATGA